A window of Xiphophorus hellerii strain 12219 chromosome 19, Xiphophorus_hellerii-4.1, whole genome shotgun sequence contains these coding sequences:
- the LOC116709424 gene encoding uncharacterized protein LOC116709424 — protein sequence MFLCFLVFSLCTSTETSLTTNLPTKTSHPMTTTSTEEPKTTIPLDCPHLVATPDYPVAAGLTVELSCQTIIPSQNIIWSRSLLQNESWENVGSGKVLLLTEPKQTGTYRCEILNIGKCVSQNHDVYIVSMSTAGEKLGKAAFAFTIVILIGITAGLGWFCWERSGNKLSTSNAPKKDVPPPPEEIPKNLPQTSDADVDVYMNYTSSTQPYTDLNPSNLTGEDFYSSLS from the exons atgtttctttgctttcttgttttttccctGTGTACAAGCACAG AGACATCCCTGACTACTAATTTACCCACAAAAACATCCCACCCGATGACCACGACATCGACAGAAG aaccaaaaacaacaataccACTGGATTGCCCGCATCTTGTGGCCACACCAGACTACCCAGTTGCTGCAGGTCTAACAGTCGAGCTAAGCTGTCAAACAATAATCCCATCACAAAACATAATCTGGTCCAGGTCCCTTCTTCAAAATGAGAGCTGGGAAAATGTGGGTTCAGGTAAGGTACTGCTCCTCACCGAGCCCAAACAAACGGGGACGTACAGGTGTGAAATCCTCAATATTGGGAAGTGCGTGAGCCAAAATCACGATGTGTACATCGTCTCCATGTCAACAGCAG GAGAGAAGTTAGGAAAAGCAGCTTTTGCCTTTACTATCGTGATCTTGATTGGCATCACTGCCGGTCTGGGCTGGTTCTGTTGGGAAAGATCTGGCAACAAACTAAGCACTTCGAACGCTCCAAAGAAAG atgtccCACCGCCACCTGAAGAGATCCCAAA gAATTTGCCACAGACGAGTGATGCTGATGTGGATGTCTACATGAACTATACAAGCAGTACTCAACCCTACACTGACCTCAACCCTTCCAACCTTACAGGGGAAGATTTTTACTCCTCTCTGTCATAA
- the ptafr gene encoding platelet-activating factor receptor — translation MGTETSSTFLDSEFRYMLFPVVYSIIFIVGFFSNLYVLFVLRCLREAKAMGEIRIYMTNLTIADLLFVCSLPFWIGYYRRKGDWVFQDFMCQLAGSLFFINTYGTILFLGAISLNRYWAVSRPLDAASSDHRRRGIIVCVVIWAFTILLSIPSFTSPGTNDDGNVTRCFEGYHNQTEDEKRKVATTHFVIIAMFFVVFFLVVVCNFLIARNLLSQSTPQSVAFSDTIKSNRTLTSTFKRPNKARGVKRRALQLLLAVVGVFVLCFMPHHVVQGPWVLAVLDIKEGWGHINWSQDTRQALNDAHQITLVLMGVNCILDPVVYFFATRKFRRFIVEHIKKLSRGEACSHSANIQLSMDSRNHSQKLPSIQPQPGEE, via the coding sequence ATGGGTACAGAGACCAGCTCGACCTTTCTGGATTCGGAGTTTCGCTACATGCTCTTCCCAGTTGTGTACAGCATCATCTTTATTGTGGGCTTCTTCTCCAATCTTTATGTGCTGTTTGTTCTGCGGTGTCTCCGTGAAGCAAAGGCCATGGGAGAAATACGCATCTACATGACCAACCTGACCATCGCTGACCTCCTTTTTGTTTGTTCGCTACCCTTCTGGATTGGGTACTACAGGCGTAAGGGGGATTGGGTCTTCCAGGATTTCATGTGCCAGCTGGCAGGATCGTTATTTTTCATCAACACTTACGGCACCATCCTGTTCCTCGGAGCGATCAGCCTCAACCGGTACTGGGCGGTCTCTCGGCCTTTGGACGCAGCCTCGTCGGATCACAGGCGGCGTGGGATCATCGTATGTGTCGTAATCTGGGCGTTTACCATTTTATTGTCAATCCCCTCCTTCACATCACCGGGTACCAACGATGATGGAAATGTAACTCGATGCTTCGAGGGGTACCACAATCAAACGGAGGACGAGAAGAGGAAAGTGGCAACTACGCATTTCGTAATAATCGcgatgttttttgttgtgttttttcttgttgtcGTGTGCAATTTCCTTATTGCCCGAAACTTACTTTCTCAGAGTACACCTCAGTCAGTGGCTTTCTCTGACACAATCAAGTCCAACAGGACGCTTACGTCTACGTTTAAAAGGCCCAATAAGGCCAGAGGGGTGAAGAGGAGGGCTCTCCAGCTGCTCCTGGCGGTGGTGGGGGTGTTCGTGTTGTGCTTTATGCCCCACCACGTCGTCCAGGGCCCCTGGGTGCTGGCTGTGCTGGATATAAAGGAGGGCTGGGGCCACATAAACTGGAGCCAGGACACACGGCAGGCACTCAACGACGCCCATCAGATCACTTTGGTTCTGATGGGCGTCAACTGTATCCTGGATCCTGTGGTGTATTTCTTTGCCACAAGGAAGTTCAGGAGATTCATTGTGGAGCACATCAAAAAGTTATCTAGAGGGGAGGCTTGCTCCCACTCAGCGAACATCCAACTATCCATGGACAGCAGGAACCACAGCCAGAAACTTCCGAGTATCCAGCCACAGCCGGGTGAGGAATAA